Proteins encoded within one genomic window of Carboxydocella sporoproducens DSM 16521:
- the recG gene encoding ATP-dependent DNA helicase RecG has translation MDSKTLLLKAIQAEKRLGCNNGAVFGGFDRFVIQQLEKLAGKPGGGGRAETADFIRLFADYGQVSRSKREEKLEKLWHWLVNLPVSRPAPRRAQSQPQLETQLEAKEKTEAPPARTAEKSQGLPAQLQYVKNIGPKRATALQAMGINTLRDLLFHLPRDYQDRSQFKHPSQLVHGEKETVLGTVVNVQELRPRRGLVILKALLRVEESQVYAVWFNQRYLKEQLKAGTELVVAGKTDRAYGIPQINVEEFEIVDRQDLIHTGRIVPVYPGSGQLNSRFFRTVIYRLLDQVDEIAPEFLPGQYCQQHSLLPRPQALQEIHFPQSWTSRELARRRLAFDELFLLQLALALLKGTEKTAPKGIAHSPVPLPLEIEFRQRLPFQLTRAQERVLGEIYRDMAAPRPMTRLVQGDVGSGKTIVAALALLKTVASGYQGALMAPTEILAEQHYWNLQELFRPLGLPVGLLTSSKSKKERRQLLADLASGHLAIVIGTHALLQEDVVFARLGLAVVDEQHRFGVRQRALLREKGNHPDLLVMTATPIPRTLALTLYGDLDVSVIDELPPGRKPVKTHWLNRSRLDKLYAFIREQLEQGRQAYVVCPLVEESEKMDLEAATKLAQEWQEQIFPQFRVGLLHGRMKQEEKEGVMEEFRQNRLQILVSTTVIEVGVNVPNATIMVVIDAERFGLAQLHQLRGRVGRGEYQSYCFLISDTQSAEGRARLRIMEQTNDGFVLAEEDLKLRGPGEFFGTRQSGLPELKVADLVKDLPLLEGARQLAFRIVEEDPKLARPEHRLLKEELKATFADGLDLAQIG, from the coding sequence ATGGACAGCAAAACCCTCTTGTTAAAAGCCATCCAGGCGGAAAAGCGCCTGGGTTGCAATAATGGGGCTGTGTTTGGCGGCTTTGACCGTTTTGTCATACAGCAGCTGGAAAAACTGGCGGGTAAGCCGGGTGGTGGAGGCAGGGCAGAAACTGCCGACTTCATCCGGCTTTTTGCCGATTATGGCCAGGTGAGTCGCAGCAAGCGGGAGGAGAAGCTGGAAAAGCTCTGGCACTGGCTGGTCAATTTGCCGGTAAGCAGGCCGGCGCCCCGGAGGGCCCAGTCCCAACCCCAGCTGGAAACACAGCTGGAGGCGAAGGAAAAGACAGAAGCACCACCGGCCCGCACTGCCGAAAAAAGCCAGGGCCTGCCGGCCCAGTTGCAATATGTGAAAAATATCGGCCCTAAGAGAGCTACTGCCTTGCAGGCCATGGGTATCAATACCCTGCGGGATCTGCTCTTTCACCTGCCCCGGGATTACCAGGACCGCAGTCAGTTCAAACACCCCTCCCAGCTGGTACACGGGGAAAAGGAAACGGTGCTGGGGACGGTGGTCAATGTCCAGGAGCTGCGTCCGCGCCGGGGGCTGGTGATCTTAAAAGCTCTGCTCAGGGTGGAAGAGAGCCAGGTCTATGCTGTCTGGTTCAATCAGCGTTATCTGAAAGAACAGCTGAAGGCGGGCACAGAACTGGTGGTGGCGGGCAAAACCGATCGGGCCTATGGCATTCCCCAGATCAATGTGGAGGAATTCGAGATTGTGGACCGCCAGGACTTGATTCACACCGGCCGGATTGTGCCGGTCTATCCTGGCAGTGGCCAGCTCAATTCCCGCTTTTTCCGCACCGTAATTTACCGCTTGCTGGACCAGGTGGATGAGATCGCCCCCGAATTTTTGCCAGGGCAGTACTGTCAGCAACACAGCCTCCTGCCCCGGCCCCAGGCTTTACAGGAAATCCATTTTCCCCAGTCCTGGACCAGCAGGGAGCTGGCCCGGCGGCGTCTGGCTTTTGATGAGCTTTTTCTCCTGCAGCTGGCTCTGGCTCTGTTGAAAGGCACGGAAAAAACCGCTCCCAAAGGTATAGCTCATAGTCCGGTACCCTTGCCGCTGGAAATTGAATTTCGCCAGCGCCTGCCCTTTCAGTTAACCAGAGCCCAGGAAAGGGTACTGGGGGAAATCTACCGGGATATGGCCGCACCCCGGCCCATGACCCGGCTGGTGCAGGGGGATGTGGGCTCCGGGAAAACCATCGTGGCTGCCCTGGCCCTGTTGAAAACAGTGGCCTCTGGCTATCAGGGGGCATTGATGGCTCCCACCGAGATTCTGGCCGAACAGCACTACTGGAATTTGCAGGAGCTGTTCCGACCCCTGGGCTTGCCGGTTGGCCTTTTGACCAGCAGCAAAAGCAAAAAGGAACGGCGGCAACTGCTGGCTGACCTGGCTTCCGGCCATCTGGCCATTGTCATCGGCACCCATGCCCTGTTACAGGAGGATGTGGTTTTTGCCCGCCTGGGCCTGGCGGTAGTGGATGAACAGCACCGCTTCGGAGTGCGTCAGCGAGCCCTCTTGCGGGAAAAAGGCAACCATCCTGACTTGCTGGTGATGACAGCCACCCCCATTCCCCGCACCCTGGCCCTGACTCTGTACGGGGACCTGGATGTCTCCGTCATCGATGAACTGCCGCCGGGGCGCAAGCCGGTGAAAACCCACTGGCTCAATCGCAGCCGGCTGGACAAGCTTTATGCTTTTATCCGAGAACAGTTAGAGCAAGGGCGCCAGGCCTATGTAGTCTGTCCGCTGGTAGAGGAATCGGAAAAAATGGATCTGGAGGCGGCTACCAAACTGGCCCAGGAGTGGCAGGAACAGATTTTTCCCCAGTTCCGGGTCGGGCTGCTGCATGGCCGCATGAAACAGGAGGAAAAGGAAGGGGTAATGGAGGAATTCCGCCAGAACCGCCTGCAAATCCTGGTTTCCACTACCGTGATTGAGGTGGGGGTGAATGTGCCCAATGCTACTATCATGGTGGTGATTGATGCCGAACGCTTTGGCCTGGCCCAGCTCCACCAGCTGCGGGGCCGGGTGGGGCGGGGAGAATATCAGTCCTATTGTTTCCTGATTTCCGATACCCAATCGGCTGAAGGGCGGGCCCGCCTGCGCATCATGGAACAGACCAATGACGGTTTTGTGCTGGCGGAGGAGGATTTGAAACTGCGGGGCCCAGGGGAATTCTTCGGTACCCGTCAGTCAGGGCTGCCGGAACTGAAGGTGGCCGACCTGGTCAAGGATTTGCCCCTGCTGGAAGGAGCGCGCCAGCTGGCATTCCGGATTGTGGAAGAAGATCCGAAACTGGCCCGACCGGAACACCGGCTGCTGAAGGAGGAATTGAAAGCTACTTTTGCCGATGGTCTGGATTTGGCACAAATCGGGTAG
- a CDS encoding DegV family protein — protein sequence MGKVRIVTDSTADIPAEVVQEYGIKIVPLKVFLDGETYLDGVTLNSKEFYQRLPHLQNLPTTSQPSPLEFAEVYRELAAEGTQVISIHLSQKTSGTVQSARLGAEMTEGADITVIDSESLSIGLGIIVVEAARAAREGRSKEEIIALVEKLKQESRLYFVLNTLDYIYKGGRIGKAEAFVGSLLNIKPILTMQDGVVTPIDKVRGWNKAIDRIVELVRERLQGRPMRCALLHANDFESVMKLHQRIVQEFQCFDVIMINEVGTVIGTYAGPGAVGIAFFPVEESV from the coding sequence ATGGGAAAAGTCAGGATTGTGACTGATAGCACTGCCGATATTCCGGCCGAGGTGGTGCAGGAATATGGCATCAAGATAGTGCCTTTAAAAGTTTTTCTGGATGGGGAAACCTATCTGGATGGCGTAACCCTGAATTCCAAAGAGTTTTATCAGCGTTTGCCCCATTTGCAAAACCTGCCTACCACTTCCCAGCCTTCACCACTGGAGTTTGCTGAAGTATACAGGGAACTGGCGGCTGAGGGCACCCAGGTCATTTCCATCCATCTCAGCCAGAAGACCAGCGGCACGGTGCAAAGTGCCCGCCTGGGAGCGGAAATGACGGAAGGGGCAGATATTACGGTAATCGATTCGGAAAGCCTCAGCATTGGCCTTGGCATCATAGTGGTTGAGGCGGCCCGGGCAGCCCGGGAAGGGCGCAGTAAAGAGGAAATTATCGCCCTGGTGGAGAAGCTGAAACAGGAAAGCCGTCTTTATTTTGTACTCAATACCCTGGATTATATCTACAAGGGCGGGCGCATTGGCAAGGCCGAGGCCTTTGTCGGCAGCCTGCTCAATATCAAGCCCATCCTTACCATGCAGGATGGAGTGGTTACCCCCATTGACAAAGTACGGGGCTGGAATAAGGCTATTGACCGGATTGTGGAACTGGTCCGGGAGCGTCTGCAGGGACGGCCTATGCGCTGTGCCCTCCTCCATGCCAATGATTTTGAAAGTGTGATGAAACTGCATCAGCGCATTGTCCAGGAATTTCAGTGTTTTGATGTGATTATGATCAATGAGGTCGGAACAGTTATCGGCACCTATGCCGGTCCAGGCGCAGTGGGCATCGCCTTTTTCCCGGTGGAGGAGTCGGTTTGA